In Malaclemys terrapin pileata isolate rMalTer1 chromosome 10, rMalTer1.hap1, whole genome shotgun sequence, the following are encoded in one genomic region:
- the LOC128844944 gene encoding zinc transporter ZIP1-like: protein MRSLLAAKLGCLLGLLVLPLLCGLLPVRLRGAGTRGRWRSFVGCVAGGIFLAACLLDIVPDSLSDMREELRRQRITVDFPFPEFVLTLGFLLVLIIEHVVLDCSERRAGEATPLLSCGETTPQPAGTGEWVVETGVPHLPADFRVHSSFRSFVLFLSLSVHSLFEGLAVGLQDTESKVLQICIAILVHKSVIAVGLSLLLLQSQVPTRWFVALIGTFALMSPLGITVGIVMMQNPGPGSTMAQCLLEGIAAGTFVYITFLEILPHELNSPKCRLPKVLSMLLGFSVMAALRFLG from the exons ATGCGGTCCCTGCTGGCGGCCAAGCTGGGCTGCCTGCTCGGGCTGCTGGTCCTGCCACTGCTCTGCGGGCTGCTCCCCGTGCGGCTGCGGGGCGCGG GAACCCGCGGGCGGTGGCGCAGCTTCGTTGGCTGCGTGGCCGGAGGCATCTTCCTGGCCGCCTGCCTGCTGGACATCGTCCCCGACTCTCTGTCCGACATGCGGGAGGAGCTGCGGAGACAGCGGATCACG GTGGATTTTCCCTTTCCTGAGTTCGTCCTGACTCTTGGCTTCCTGCTGGTTCTCATAATCGAGCACGTAGTCCTGGACTGCAGTGAGCGGAGGGCAGGGGaggccacccccctcctctcctgtggGGAGACCACCCCTCAGCCAGCAGGCACTGGTGAGTGGGTGGTGGAGACGGGTGTGCCCCACTTGCCTGCAGACTTTCGGGTCCACTCGTCCTTCCGCTCCTTTGTCCTCTTCCTGTCTCTGTCGGTGCACTCGCTTTTCGAGGGCCTGGCCGTGGGGCTGCAGGACACGGAGTCCAAGGTGCTGCAGATCTGCATTGCCATCCTGGTGCACAAGAGCGTGATTGCTGTCGgcctctccctcctgctgctccagAGCCAAGTCCCCACCCGCTGGTTTGTGGCTTTGATTGGCACCTTCGCCCTCATGTCTCCCCTTGGCATCACAGTGGGGATCGTGATGATGCAGAACCCGGGCCCTGGCAGCACCATGGCCCAGTGCCTGCTGGAAGGGATCGCTGCAGGGACCTTTGTCTATATCACCTTCCTCGAGATCCTGCCTCACGAACTCAACTCCCCGAAGTGCCGCCTGCCCAAAGTGCTCTCCATGCTGCTGGGCTTCTCCGTCATGGCTGCCTTGCGCTTCCTGGGCTGA